GTCCAGGACTGTGTAGGTCGGGTCTATGAAGGAGACCGCTGGCAAGGTACCATCGCTCGCCTGCGCAAGAAAATCACTGTAGAGCTTCGAAATGCCAAGGTACTGGTCGGCCCAGAGTGTGACGAAGGGCAAGTTGGAGTAATAGTAATTGTGGCTCACCTTCGCGTCCGCGAGCCGGTCCAAGATCGTCGGCAGCGAACTGATGGCGACGCTATCGTCAGTGCGATCCGTCTGGCCCGCGTACAGGAAAATCCTGTTTGGAAAGGTCGGGCCGAGTATTGCAGCGAAGTAATGGTCGCAGGTCGTGTAGTTGCGAGCCAGGGCCGCATAGAAGGGAATGTCCTTCTCCTCGTAATAGCCAATGCTGAAGAGGTCATTCGATCCGGCACGGAGAAAGCCGTCCATCATGCCGCGGTCGTAGGCGACGCGCGACCCGTCGTAGGAGTGATCGGATCGGACTGTGGGCAGCCTGTGAAGTCGCCGGAGAGAGAGTGGATCAGACGCGATGCGCCGCTCTTGTCGGTGAAGTTCAACCCTGCTTGTATGCCCGCCGCGTTAGGCAGCCAGCCCAGAAAGTGGTCAAAGCTGCGGTTCTCCATCGTGACAACGACAAGATGTTCGAGGCCGGAAGATGCCGGGGGAGGCAGGGTTGGATAGGTCGGCGAAGCGATCGGTGCAATCGATTGAACACGGGTTGAGCAACCCAGCACAGCCGATCCGCCAGCCAGAAACGCGTGCTTCGTGAAATCTCTGCGATTCCATTGCATAGGGTCGACCTGAAGGTCTTCGAATTGCCAATTCGAACCTCTCCCGTATTCCTATGAGATGTCATGGTCGATTCCCGGGTGGTCGGCAAACCTTCCATTTCTCGCCCGATTAGCCAATGACGGGCAAGGTGCGGGTTGCCCGTCACCCGGGCGGTTGGTTTCAGATCTGAAGTGTTTGGCGAGGGTGGTATTCTTTGCAGCGCGCGATCTTTGCGGGAAGCGCGCCATAAGAGGCAGATTGCGAGGCAATTGGCTTATTGAGAGGAATGTCGTTCGTTGCCTGTCCAGTTCTTATTGGTCATAGGAAATCATTCGACATGAATTTGCTTCGCAGCCAGCCGTAGTCGCAACTCTTCATTCTCGATAAGCAAGTCACAAATAATGCACTGAAGAGACTCAATGCGTCGTTGCAGATCGGCTTCCTTCAGAAGTGTCTGCTCAGTCAGTTTGGGGTCTCCGGGTACGGTCGATGGGTCTGACCGATTGTTTTGCATCACATCTCCTGAAGGAAATACCGTCTGCGAGTTGCTAGTTGTCTCCTGTCCACCAGACCGGAGGCGTCGGTATATGGGGCAGATGTATCTTTTTCAGGAATTGGCCTAGTTCCGGGGAAAACTCCTGCAGAACATTCTGAGCAGCGATGCCACCGAAGGCGATGGCGGATCTCTGCCCCGCATGGGTCAGGTTGTCGAAGCCGGCCGGAAGGTAGGCATTGCCAACAAAACCGCCGGCTGCGGCGCCGGTGAAGTTTGAGAT
This Tunturibacter gelidoferens DNA region includes the following protein-coding sequences:
- a CDS encoding alkaline phosphatase family protein, which encodes MQWNRRDFTKHAFLAGGSAVLGCSTRVQSIAPIASPTYPTLPPPASSGLEHLVVVTMENRSFDHFLGWLPNAAGIQAGLNFTDKSGASRLIHSLSGDFTGCPQSDPITPTTGRASPTTAA